TTTCTGGATGTGCTAGGATGTCTCGAACTGCCAGTTTGTTGCGAGGCCGACTCCCGAAGTGGGATAAAAGCCTGCTTCGGCAGTTTGCACAGCCCTTTGACAAGAAACGGGACCGCACTTCAGTGCCGGCCCACCTTTGCTAGGGGTTGTTTTTTTTGTATCACAACCTGAAAGGAAAGAGCATGAAAAAGCAAATGAAGGTCGCCGCGTTGGTCATCGCCATCGGCTTCGGCGGTATCGCCCAGGCGGCCGAGTCCGGGCTGAACGGCTACATTGGCGGTTTCGCCAATGGTAGCGGCAGTGTCGGGTTCTCCGGCCAGTTCCAGGGTGCCGCCGGCACCAACTCGTGGATCGGCCAGACGGGCGTGAACGTATCGGGCTCGATCGACGGAAGCGGCTTCGGCAGGGGGGTAGATTTGTTCGGCACCAGCCAAGCAGCATCGATCGCGCAGATCAACCGTGGCGGAGCCTTCACGAGTGCGTCGTCCAGGACGTCCAGCTCGGTAACGGTCGAAGGCCCCGGGTCGGGCAACACCAATAGCAATTCGGCCACCGGCGGGAACGCCCAGTTTCGCTGGTAAAGGTCGGCAAGCAGTACCGGTGCCGGGACAACACATCGTCCCGGTCCGGGCAACAAGCAAGACAAAAGGGTTCGAGGAAGAAGTTATTCCCCGGGCCCTTTTCACTACCTTTTTTTGAAACAAACAACATAGGAGTAGTAAAAATGAAGAACCGCAAAAGTAGCATCATCGCGGCGTCGATTGCTGCGCTCACCACGTTTGCGCTGCCCATGGCGGCGCACGCGCAGTTGGCCGCAACCGGCACCGGGGTCTCGAGCTCCGCATCAAACGCCGCCGCCCAAGGCGGCCAAGGCGGCCAAGGCGGGCTGGGCGGAGTGGGCACGGGGACTGGCATCGGCAGCGCGGCGAGCAACTCCCAGGCGAGCTTGATAATCGGCAGTCCGCTGACCGCACCGGTCAGCGCTAGCGGTGGCTCGGCCGGAGCGTCCATCACGGGCGTCGACCTGAAGACGGGGGACGCCAGCGCCGGCGTCACTGTCGACTTCAAGCCGTCGTCGACGACGGCTATGACGTTTGAGGCCTCAAAAATCCCGCTGCAGTCGGCGGGCATCCCGAGTGCCACACCTGGGCAGGCGCAACTGTTCATCTCGAACGGCGCCACCAACCCTCCTACGATCGCCGGGATCGCTCTCTCGCGCTGGGCGAGGCAGACCTGCAATCAGGTCGCAACGCGCACGCATCGTGGTTCGTCCGAGGTGGTCAAGGGTAGTTCGGGCGACACGACGATCCGCGCGACGTATTACGCGGACTTCGACAAACGGTTCGCGACCGATACCACCGCACCGATGGTGTCGTTCGGACTCCCCGGGCCGAATACACCAGCTGTCTGTCTCGCGGTGCTTACCATTCAGGGCAAGAACGGAACGGTGGACATCAATACCACCGACAATGACGCCGAGGCATTCGCTCTGGCCATGAGTGGATTCGAGCGGATCTACATCGTCTCCCCGGAATCGGCTATCGGCGGCGCGCTCGGCGTCGAGTCGGATGGCCGGGGTTTCGGTGTCGGCGCTTCGGGTGTCGGGTTGGCTGGTGCTGTTACCTCGGCTCTCGGCCTTTCGGGTGGCGTGAATAGTGGCACCACGACACCGTCTACCCGGATCGGCAGTACCTACGTCCTCCTGGCGAAGCCGCAGGCACATGGCGCTTCGGCGGTCATGAGCATGAGTGACTTCGATGCGTACCATGCCCGGATGATGGCACCGACGGCACCCGCTGGCGTCGGCGTGAGGGAAGCGGCCGGCGCAAGGAAGTAACCACTTCAATCGCGGCAGCAAGGGACTAGTTTCTCCATATACTCTCAACCGAGAGGACGTGGAGAGCTAGTCCCGTTTTTTTTTTTTGACCAAAGCGGACTTTCCTGGAAGAATGGAGACTCCTTTTCGTTTTCTATTTTGATATTTGCCTTTTGATTCCTGCCCTGTGAAATATTGCAAATCCGGACTATATGTTCTATACCTATATACTGCTCAGTGAAAAAGATGGGAAAATGTATACGGGGTATACGAAGGATTTGCAACTACGATTTGAGCACCACAGCAAAGGACTGGTTCCATCTACGAAAGATCGTCGACCGCTGAAGCTTGTTTATTACGAGGCATGTCTGAATCAGCAGGACGCTACACATAGAGAAAAGTATCTAAAAAGCTATAAAGGAAAGATGTTTTTGAGGAATAGGCTCAAATCGTATTTCACAGGGTAAATTATGTCACTCAAAGTCGGAATTGTTGGATTACCAAATGTAGGCAAATCGACTTTGTTCAAGGCGCTCACGCGGAAGAGTGTGGATATCAACAATTATCCGTTCTGCACGATCGAGCCCAATGTCGGTATCGTGGAGGTGCCGGACGAGCGGCTCGGCAAGCTCGCGGCGTTTTCCCAGACGAAGAAAATCGTGCCGGCCGTCATCGAGTTCGTCGATATCGCAGGCTTGGTAAAAGGCGCGTCGGAGGGGGAGGGGCTCGGCAACAAGTTCCTGGCGAATATCCGCGAGGTGGATGCGATCGTCGAGGTCGTGCGTGTCTTCCAGAACGACGACATCATCCATGTGCACAATCAGATCGATCCAGTGAGCGATATCGAAGTCATCAATACCGAGCTCATGCTGGCCGATCTGGAGACCGTGACGAAGCGGAAACTGAAGACGGTCAAGGAAACCAGGACCGGGAGTAAAGAGGCGATCGCCGAGCTCGCGCTCCTAGAACGTCTCGAAGCCGAGCTCGCGGCGGGCCGTCTCACACACGACTTAGTGGCGACGCTGACCGATGAGGCTGAAATCGCCATCGCTCGGGGCCTGCAGCTCCTCACTGCCAAGCCGTTTCTCTATGCGTATAATGTCTCGGATATCGAGGCCGTGCTCCCGGCTGTGCTCGAAGAAAAACCGCACGTGTTGCTTGATATCAAGATCGAAGAAGAGCTGATCGAGCTCTCTCATGCGGAGGCAGCCGAAATGGGGCTCGTCTCGCACCTACCCGACCTGATCCGGCGGGCGTATGCCTTGCTCGGGCTGATGACGTACTTCACGACGGGTGAGGTGGAGACGCGGGCCTGGACGATACCTCAGGGTTCGACGGCACCCCAGGCGGGGGCGGCGATACACGGTGACTTCGAGGAGCGTTTCATCCGCGCCGAAGTCATCCACTGGGAGAAGCTCCTCGAAGCGGGGAGCTATGCGGCAGCCCGGGAACAGGGCCAGGTCCGGCTCGAAGGCAAGGAGTATATCGTGGCGGACGGTGACGTGATCATTTTCAAGATTTGACAGGATGTTTTTTCTCTGGCGACATCCGTGGTATACTTTTTGCAAGTAGCTGACTGCGGCGGCATAGCCTCCTAGTTATTGTTTGTGAGTTGTCGCATTTTCCATATTCATCAAACCGCTTTTCTCACGCCGTGGTCGTGAGGGAGCGTAAACAAAGAAAAAATAAACAAAAATAGTATGCTGGCGAAATTTTTCCTGGGAGTAGCGTTTGTCCTCGCGCTTCCATTGACGGGGGTGATAGCGGCCGAACCCGCTGCCGAGGTCGCGGCCACGGAAATCACGGATGCAAAGATGGCCGATACCGAGGTCACCGTGACCGCTTTTGATATCCTGGAAAACGATACCGTCGAGATCGGTTTTGAGCTCGAAAATCGATCGAGTGCGGCGGTGGACCTCCGCTATCGGCTCGAAGTCGTGGCGACCGGTGACGCTGGCTCGCAGGGCGCGACCGACGTGACCGAGTACAAGACGCTCCGGATCGCTCCGCATGGAGTCGTGCGTGAGCGTTTCAGCTATACGGCTCCGGTGTATGCTGATGGCCAGCAGGAACTCCACCTGACGGTCAAGTCGGCGGCGGGGTTCCCCTTGGCTGGTACGCTCGTCGGGACAGCATCGTTCACAGGCACTCCGATTCCAGTGACCTTTGGGAATTGTCAGTTGATGGACGGAAAGTCGGGCATCACCGTCGCAGCAGGGTTGC
This is a stretch of genomic DNA from Candidatus Moraniibacteriota bacterium. It encodes these proteins:
- a CDS encoding GIY-YIG nuclease family protein — its product is MFYTYILLSEKDGKMYTGYTKDLQLRFEHHSKGLVPSTKDRRPLKLVYYEACLNQQDATHREKYLKSYKGKMFLRNRLKSYFTG
- the ychF gene encoding redox-regulated ATPase YchF; its protein translation is MSLKVGIVGLPNVGKSTLFKALTRKSVDINNYPFCTIEPNVGIVEVPDERLGKLAAFSQTKKIVPAVIEFVDIAGLVKGASEGEGLGNKFLANIREVDAIVEVVRVFQNDDIIHVHNQIDPVSDIEVINTELMLADLETVTKRKLKTVKETRTGSKEAIAELALLERLEAELAAGRLTHDLVATLTDEAEIAIARGLQLLTAKPFLYAYNVSDIEAVLPAVLEEKPHVLLDIKIEEELIELSHAEAAEMGLVSHLPDLIRRAYALLGLMTYFTTGEVETRAWTIPQGSTAPQAGAAIHGDFEERFIRAEVIHWEKLLEAGSYAAAREQGQVRLEGKEYIVADGDVIIFKI